A window of the Streptomyces sp. NBC_00250 genome harbors these coding sequences:
- a CDS encoding carbohydrate ABC transporter permease has product MQAPRRPRGARRPTSSRWAAPARPVWEEPPGRAGLAAKGAILVLACLAVLLPLWIVVVTSLSSKKTITETGGLVVVPRDITFIAYQELLSGGQVTRAAVVSVLVTVTGTLFSMAVSILCAYGLSRPGSLGHRFILLTLMATMFFGAGLIPTYLLVQTLGLTDTYLALILPSAVSVFNILVLRGFFMGVSPELIDSARIDGAGDMRILWQIVMPLSRAVIAVITLFYAVGYWSAWFNASIYLSDQNMMPLQNVLIQLAQKQEIPVGLGQAVKAGNLSGLAVQMAVMVLALLPVAVLSPFVQKHFRKGMLTGAVKG; this is encoded by the coding sequence CTGCAAGCGCCCCGCCGACCGCGAGGGGCCCGACGACCCACCTCGTCGCGATGGGCGGCGCCCGCCCGGCCCGTCTGGGAGGAGCCGCCCGGCAGGGCCGGCCTAGCCGCCAAGGGCGCGATCCTCGTCCTCGCCTGCCTCGCGGTCCTCCTCCCGCTGTGGATCGTGGTCGTCACCAGCCTCTCGTCCAAGAAGACGATCACGGAGACCGGCGGGCTGGTGGTCGTCCCCCGGGACATCACCTTCATCGCCTACCAGGAACTCCTGAGCGGCGGCCAGGTCACCCGCGCCGCCGTCGTCAGCGTCCTCGTCACCGTGACCGGCACGCTCTTCTCGATGGCCGTGTCGATCCTCTGCGCGTACGGACTCTCCCGGCCCGGCTCGCTCGGCCACCGCTTCATCCTGCTCACCCTGATGGCCACCATGTTCTTCGGCGCCGGCCTGATCCCCACGTACCTCCTCGTGCAGACCCTCGGCCTCACCGACACCTATCTCGCGCTGATCCTCCCCAGCGCCGTCAGCGTCTTCAACATCCTCGTCCTGCGGGGCTTCTTCATGGGCGTCTCACCCGAACTCATCGACAGCGCGCGCATCGACGGAGCGGGAGACATGCGGATCCTCTGGCAGATCGTGATGCCACTGTCGAGGGCGGTCATCGCCGTCATCACCCTGTTCTACGCGGTCGGTTACTGGAGCGCCTGGTTCAACGCCTCCATCTACCTCAGCGACCAGAACATGATGCCGCTGCAGAACGTCCTCATCCAGCTCGCGCAGAAGCAGGAGATCCCCGTCGGCCTCGGCCAGGCCGTCAAGGCGGGCAACCTCTCCGGCCTCGCCGTCCAGATGGCCGTCATGGTCCTCGCCCTGCTGCCGGTCGCCGTCCTCTCGCCCTTCGTCCAGAAGCACTTCAGGAAGGGCATGCTCACCGGCGCCGTCAAGGGCTGA
- a CDS encoding ABC transporter permease: MSTLDTKTAEPPGARASTGGAPRGRRRDRTTGHVPLGRRLRRDRTLLLMTVPALILVVVFNYVPILGNVVAFQDYDPYISTNGVTAMMESPWVGLAQFERVFSDPGFWHAVENTLVLFLLQLVLFFPVPIALALLVNSVLRPRVRALVQAVLYLPHFFSWVLVITVFQQILGGAGIIAQTLRQHGYEGFDLMTDPAIFKFLVTAEGIWKDAGWGVIVFLAALAAVNQDLYEAAAMDGANRWRRMWHVTLPALRPVIALLLVLRVGDALTVGFEQLLLQRDAVGPGAAEVLDTFVWWTGLRSQDFSYAAAAGLVKGVVGLVLVLSANKTAHLMGEQGVYRK; encoded by the coding sequence GTGAGCACGCTCGACACCAAGACGGCGGAGCCGCCGGGCGCGCGCGCCTCGACCGGAGGCGCCCCACGAGGCCGCCGCCGGGACCGTACGACCGGGCACGTTCCGCTCGGCCGGCGGCTCCGCCGCGACCGGACCCTGCTCCTGATGACCGTCCCGGCGCTCATCCTCGTCGTCGTCTTCAACTACGTCCCGATCCTGGGGAACGTGGTCGCCTTCCAGGACTACGACCCGTACATCTCGACCAACGGCGTCACCGCCATGATGGAGAGCCCCTGGGTCGGCCTCGCCCAGTTCGAACGGGTCTTCTCCGACCCGGGGTTCTGGCACGCCGTCGAGAACACCCTCGTCCTCTTCCTCCTCCAGCTGGTCCTCTTCTTCCCCGTGCCCATCGCGCTCGCCCTGCTCGTCAACAGCGTGCTGCGGCCCCGGGTCAGGGCGCTCGTCCAGGCCGTCCTGTACCTGCCGCACTTCTTCTCCTGGGTGCTCGTCATCACGGTCTTCCAGCAGATCCTCGGAGGCGCCGGCATCATCGCGCAGACCCTCAGGCAGCACGGCTACGAGGGCTTCGACCTCATGACCGACCCGGCGATCTTCAAGTTCCTCGTCACCGCCGAAGGCATCTGGAAGGACGCGGGCTGGGGCGTCATCGTCTTCCTCGCCGCGCTCGCCGCAGTCAACCAGGACCTGTACGAGGCCGCCGCCATGGACGGCGCGAACCGGTGGCGCCGGATGTGGCACGTCACCCTGCCCGCGCTGCGGCCGGTGATCGCGCTGCTGCTCGTCCTCCGCGTCGGCGACGCGCTCACCGTCGGCTTCGAACAGCTGCTGCTCCAGCGCGACGCCGTCGGCCCGGGTGCCGCCGAGGTCCTCGACACCTTCGTGTGGTGGACCGGTCTGCGCAGCCAGGACTTCAGCTACGCGGCCGCCGCAGGCCTGGTGAAGGGAGTCGTCGGCCTCGTGCTGGTGCTCTCCGCGAACAAGACCGCCCATCTCATGGGCGAGCAGGGGGTGTACCGCAAGTGA
- a CDS encoding extracellular solute-binding protein has protein sequence MTPNAVSTGSRRSAPSRRGFLASTAVAAAAVAGGAPLLTACGGGGSDSGKKDGTTTGKDAAKLLPAFVASTVVAPDIAPKNGSAAGFTRAVPSAELKASVDGKRGKGGALTIMAPFWGPPPAPDNPYYKAMNEAIGVRATWQNQDGNVYDQKLGAVLASSEIPDVVVVPGWNLGGKIPSAVDAKFEDLGPYLSGDKVKAYPNLAAIPTDAWQRSIFGGKLRGLPMPASYVTNIAPFYRKDLFDAKGWQLPKSADEFLALAKEITSAKAKVWACGDMTWTAYNMFGVLSGSDKALGWNLVDGKLINRIETPEYLEALEWTRKLFDAGVVHPDEKTQNQGDAGIRFTAGQCLIYNNDLSHWYAKTSEQVAQKPSFAMAAMDIPGHAGGLPKLWATNPANIWAFIRKGSSKAVIEDALAVADFTAAPYGTKERMLTDYGVEGVHHTVKNGLPVKTDKGNQEVSSSWMFVASPSPYIAHPDTPEVTRAMIEWQQRMGAVTSKSSFYGMTVTEPSRWTGLMNDFEQLEKDVVRGRKKVSDMQQAVSEWKTKGGDELRDWYRKLLDTNGSAAS, from the coding sequence ATGACGCCGAACGCCGTCTCCACGGGCTCCCGGAGATCCGCCCCGAGCCGGAGGGGCTTCCTCGCCTCCACCGCCGTCGCCGCCGCCGCGGTCGCCGGTGGCGCACCGCTGCTCACGGCCTGCGGTGGCGGCGGCTCGGACAGCGGGAAGAAGGACGGCACCACCACCGGCAAGGACGCGGCGAAGCTCCTCCCCGCCTTCGTCGCGAGTACCGTCGTCGCCCCCGACATCGCGCCGAAGAACGGCTCGGCCGCCGGCTTCACCCGCGCCGTCCCGAGCGCCGAACTCAAGGCCTCCGTCGACGGGAAGCGGGGCAAGGGCGGCGCGCTCACGATCATGGCCCCGTTCTGGGGACCGCCGCCCGCCCCCGACAACCCGTACTACAAGGCCATGAACGAGGCCATCGGCGTCCGGGCCACCTGGCAGAACCAGGACGGCAACGTCTACGACCAGAAGCTCGGCGCCGTCCTCGCCTCCAGCGAGATCCCCGACGTGGTCGTCGTCCCCGGCTGGAACCTCGGCGGCAAGATCCCCAGCGCCGTCGACGCCAAGTTCGAGGACCTCGGCCCGTACCTCTCCGGCGACAAGGTCAAGGCGTACCCGAACCTCGCGGCGATCCCCACCGACGCCTGGCAGCGCTCGATCTTCGGTGGCAAGCTCCGCGGCCTGCCCATGCCCGCCTCCTACGTCACCAACATCGCGCCCTTCTACCGCAAGGACCTCTTCGACGCGAAGGGCTGGCAACTCCCCAAGAGCGCGGACGAGTTCCTCGCCCTCGCCAAGGAGATCACCAGCGCCAAGGCGAAGGTGTGGGCCTGCGGCGACATGACCTGGACCGCGTACAACATGTTCGGCGTGCTGTCCGGCAGCGACAAGGCGCTCGGCTGGAACCTCGTCGACGGCAAGCTGATCAACCGCATCGAGACGCCCGAGTACCTCGAAGCGCTGGAGTGGACCCGCAAGCTCTTCGACGCCGGAGTCGTCCACCCCGACGAGAAGACCCAGAACCAGGGCGACGCCGGGATCCGCTTCACGGCCGGCCAGTGCCTGATCTACAACAACGACCTCTCCCACTGGTACGCCAAGACCTCCGAACAGGTCGCGCAGAAGCCGTCGTTCGCGATGGCGGCCATGGACATCCCCGGCCACGCTGGCGGACTCCCGAAGCTGTGGGCCACCAACCCCGCCAACATCTGGGCCTTCATCAGGAAGGGCAGCTCCAAGGCGGTGATCGAGGACGCCCTCGCCGTCGCCGACTTCACCGCCGCCCCCTACGGCACCAAGGAGCGGATGCTCACCGACTACGGAGTCGAGGGCGTCCACCACACCGTCAAGAACGGCCTTCCGGTGAAGACCGACAAGGGCAACCAGGAGGTCAGCAGCTCCTGGATGTTCGTCGCCAGCCCCTCCCCGTACATCGCCCACCCCGACACCCCCGAGGTCACCCGGGCCATGATCGAGTGGCAGCAGCGCATGGGCGCGGTCACCTCCAAGTCCTCCTTCTACGGCATGACCGTCACCGAGCCGTCCCGGTGGACCGGCCTCATGAACGACTTCGAGCAGCTGGAGAAGGACGTCGTCCGCGGCCGCAAGAAGGTCTCCGACATGCAGCAGGCCGTCTCCGAGTGGAAGACCAAGGGCGGCGACGAGCTGCGCGACTGGTACCGCAAGCTCCTCGACACCAACGGTTCCGCGGCGAGCTGA
- a CDS encoding glycoside hydrolase family 3 C-terminal domain-containing protein produces the protein MTAHRPPFRDPALPVASRVDDLLDRLTADERLALLHQFTPGVDRIGLAAFRTGQEALHGVAWMGPATVFPQSVGLGASWHPELVRRVGEAVSREARAMRAKDDRVGLNVWAPTVNLLRNPLWGRGEEGYAEDPTLTAAIATAYTRGLRGDHPVYWRTAPVLKHWLAHNNEAARDTSSASVRPRVLHEYDLRAFRGPVEAGAVAGVMPAYNLVNGRPNHLSPYLEEELRTWTDQELLVCSDAGAPSNLADSQGYFATHEEAVAASLRAGVDSFTDHGTDTSVILGRLRRALEAGLIEQSDVDRAVRRQLTVRCLLGEFDPDLGPYAAEDRFDTAEHRELAREAAEAAIVLLRNEPLGPGGPVPRDERLDSGGPELLGRSPERPDRPLLPLADDGRRIAVVGLLADACKLDWYSGSLIHRSSPLDGLRERFGADRVTFAEGVDRVRLRTASGTVLRVPEGGAADAVRGTEVALDPALLAGRTDLPPLTADAEGSELALVDRGDGVLTLRAPDGRYLSVAEDGFVRASADEPGGWVVQETFRLEAHEGHAGREEHGNRHLLLHLGTGGYVSVAADGVKVAADRESAEPFTVEVIERGEEAVARAAAGADTVIVVAGNDPHINGRETEDRTTLALPAHQERLWRAAHAANPRTALVLVSSYPYAVPEAAATLPALLWTAHGGQAAGTALARILAGDVSPAGRLPQTWYAADEDLPDMLDYDVIGGRQTYLYFDGTPLFPFGHGLSYTSFAYEELTAAVDGGTVTVSCTVANTGALTADEVIQVYARVVAPSVPRPHRELVAHARVGIAPGASTALSFEVPVAVLGYWDVAHGRWTVEPGPYEIQVGASAADIRRTVRVEVAGEAPGPRPVLVEGLAAADYDGQSGTVIVDRTKVSGDAVTPADPDVDGRLVYRACEFADGVSEAAVTVAGEGTVELSLADGTLLARFEVEPTGGPYAYRTLVAPVLAQDVVDLRVALRGRVRLAHVGFVG, from the coding sequence GTGACCGCACACCGGCCGCCCTTCCGTGACCCGGCGCTCCCCGTCGCCTCCCGGGTCGACGATCTGCTCGACCGGCTCACCGCCGACGAACGCCTCGCGCTCCTCCACCAGTTCACGCCCGGTGTCGACCGGATCGGACTCGCCGCCTTCCGCACCGGCCAGGAGGCCCTGCACGGCGTCGCCTGGATGGGGCCGGCGACCGTGTTCCCGCAGTCCGTGGGCCTGGGGGCGAGCTGGCACCCGGAGTTGGTGCGCCGGGTGGGCGAGGCGGTGTCCCGCGAGGCGCGGGCGATGCGCGCCAAGGACGACCGGGTCGGTCTCAACGTGTGGGCACCGACGGTGAACCTGCTGCGCAACCCGCTGTGGGGACGCGGCGAGGAGGGATACGCGGAGGACCCGACGCTGACCGCCGCGATCGCCACCGCGTACACCCGGGGCCTGCGCGGCGACCATCCCGTGTACTGGCGTACCGCACCGGTCCTCAAGCACTGGCTCGCCCACAACAACGAGGCGGCGAGGGACACTTCCTCCGCTTCCGTACGACCGCGGGTGTTGCACGAGTACGACCTGCGGGCCTTCCGCGGACCCGTGGAGGCGGGCGCGGTGGCGGGGGTGATGCCCGCGTACAACCTCGTCAACGGCCGGCCCAACCACCTCTCCCCGTACCTGGAGGAGGAGCTGCGCACCTGGACGGACCAGGAGCTGCTCGTCTGCTCGGACGCGGGCGCGCCCTCCAACCTGGCCGACTCCCAGGGGTACTTCGCGACGCACGAGGAGGCGGTGGCGGCGTCGCTGCGCGCCGGGGTCGACTCCTTCACCGACCACGGAACGGACACCTCGGTGATCCTCGGGCGGCTGCGGCGGGCCCTGGAGGCCGGACTCATCGAGCAGAGCGACGTGGACCGGGCGGTACGGCGCCAGCTGACCGTGCGGTGTCTGCTCGGCGAGTTCGACCCGGACCTCGGTCCGTACGCGGCCGAGGACCGGTTCGACACGGCCGAGCACCGGGAGCTGGCCCGCGAGGCGGCGGAGGCGGCGATCGTCCTGCTGCGCAACGAGCCCCTGGGGCCCGGTGGCCCGGTACCGCGCGACGAGCGCCTGGATTCCGGCGGCCCGGAACTGCTCGGCAGGTCCCCGGAGCGACCGGACCGCCCGCTGCTGCCGCTCGCGGACGACGGGCGGCGGATCGCCGTGGTGGGGCTGCTCGCCGACGCCTGCAAGCTCGACTGGTACAGCGGTTCGCTGATCCACCGCTCCTCCCCGCTGGACGGGCTGCGGGAGCGGTTCGGCGCGGACCGGGTGACGTTCGCCGAGGGCGTGGACCGGGTACGGCTGCGGACCGCGTCCGGCACCGTGCTGCGGGTGCCGGAGGGCGGCGCGGCCGACGCGGTGCGGGGCACCGAGGTCGCGCTCGACCCGGCCCTGCTGGCGGGCCGGACCGACCTGCCGCCGCTCACCGCCGACGCGGAGGGCTCGGAACTCGCCCTGGTCGACCGGGGCGACGGGGTGCTGACCCTGCGCGCCCCCGACGGCCGGTACCTGTCGGTCGCCGAGGACGGGTTCGTCCGCGCCTCGGCGGACGAACCCGGCGGCTGGGTCGTCCAGGAGACCTTCCGGCTCGAAGCCCATGAGGGACACGCGGGGCGTGAGGAACACGGGAACCGACACCTCCTTCTGCACCTCGGTACGGGTGGCTACGTCTCTGTCGCCGCCGACGGCGTGAAGGTTGCCGCCGACCGGGAATCGGCCGAACCCTTCACGGTGGAGGTGATCGAGCGGGGCGAGGAGGCGGTCGCCCGGGCCGCAGCCGGAGCGGACACGGTGATCGTCGTCGCCGGGAACGACCCGCACATCAACGGCCGGGAGACCGAGGACCGTACGACGCTCGCCCTCCCCGCCCACCAGGAGCGGCTGTGGCGGGCCGCGCACGCGGCGAACCCGCGGACCGCCCTCGTCCTGGTCTCCTCGTACCCGTACGCCGTCCCGGAGGCCGCCGCCACGCTCCCGGCCCTGCTGTGGACCGCGCACGGCGGGCAGGCGGCCGGTACGGCGCTCGCCCGGATCCTGGCCGGTGACGTCTCCCCGGCGGGGCGGCTCCCGCAGACCTGGTACGCGGCGGACGAGGACCTGCCCGACATGCTGGACTACGACGTCATCGGCGGCCGGCAGACGTATCTGTACTTCGACGGCACACCGCTCTTCCCGTTCGGGCACGGCCTGTCGTACACGAGCTTCGCGTACGAGGAACTGACGGCCGCCGTCGACGGCGGGACCGTGACGGTCTCCTGCACCGTCGCCAACACGGGTGCCCTCACCGCGGACGAGGTGATCCAGGTGTACGCGCGCGTAGTGGCGCCCTCCGTCCCGCGCCCCCACCGGGAACTCGTCGCCCACGCGCGCGTGGGTATCGCTCCGGGCGCGTCCACCGCGCTCTCCTTCGAGGTGCCGGTGGCGGTGCTCGGGTACTGGGACGTGGCCCACGGCCGGTGGACGGTGGAGCCGGGCCCGTACGAGATCCAGGTGGGCGCGTCCGCCGCGGACATCCGCCGCACGGTCCGCGTCGAGGTGGCGGGCGAGGCACCGGGCCCGCGTCCGGTCCTGGTGGAAGGCCTCGCCGCGGCCGACTACGACGGGCAGTCCGGCACGGTGATCGTGGACCGCACGAAGGTTTCGGGCGACGCGGTGACTCCGGCGGACCCGGACGTGGACGGCCGCCTCGTCTACCGGGCCTGTGAGTTCGCCGACGGCGTCTCGGAGGCGGCGGTGACGGTCGCGGGCGAGGGAACGGTGGAGCTGTCCCTCGCCGACGGCACGCTCCTGGCCCGGTTCGAGGTCGAGCCGACGGGCGGGCCGTACGCCTACCGCACCCTGGTCGCCCCGGTGCTCGCGCAGGACGTGGTGGACCTCCGGGTCGCCCTGCGCGGGCGGGTGCGCCTCGCCCACGTCGGTTTCGTCGGCTGA